cctctaaacgacattgccctgggcggctacgcccggccactcgatgtgttgtgaagtggcagacttcttacatgttcgggagggtTTACGCGGgtgggctcagacccgtcaccgtggataaaccgcacccccgacttttgcttatatcccgccgagaaaaaggtgcggttaatacaccgttacttacggtatataTAGGGAAGATTAAATGATCATAaatgatgaagtttgatgaaaGTTATTTGCCGTTCAAAATCACAGGGCATTATCAATTCACTGATAATTCAAAAGATAACCGAGCTAGATAAGGattcaccttcacttgtttacaaactcccccaTATGTCATCTAAGAATTCCAAAACCCCCAACACCATTTAACTCTTAAACCCTGACCATAAAAGACCAACCCTGAGTGACGTCACTTAACTTCAAGGAACAAAAGTTTTGACTCGCACTTCCAGCCCTAGTCACTTGCACAgagcatcaccacaccccttataacaaagaaagtttgatagacagttaccCGTAGACCAATCAGAGCAAGTTCAGATTCCTCccaccttaaattgttacacccccaaaactaatgatataaacAAGACTTCTTGAGTTATTAGAGAGAGAATACCAGACCCACACTCATCTTAGACATCCATCCAATATTATTATAACTTCAGAATCTTAATCTTATACTTCAAAATTATTTCTAATCCTGCTTTATCTGAATCTTCATGTACTTTGAATTGTAAACTGTAGCTGATAATTGATTATTAAATACCCTGTGATTTTGAACGGCAAATAACTTTCATCAGACTTCATCATTTCAGCTTCCCTATGTATACACTGTACATATTACCGTTCCCAAACACGACAATATACCAAATTTGTCTAATATCCATATGGTCGAACACCACTTGATATATACCACTAGTTGAACTGAACACACAAAGCAGAAATAAAACCATCTgagcattagactaaatgacagTTAGATCAAGTGACAGTTGGACCAAATGGGTCATTTGACCAAAGTAAGAGTGGACTGTGAAGATATAAACATGATGTTGTTGTAGGATCTCAGAATGAGACCATCTGCTACAAGTAGTAGACCCAGTGgatacaaaatgtttttttttcttcaactggtcactttttaaaaagaacaGATTACACTAACAACAATAACTTACAAATATGTGATGTAGAAGAGGATTTCAAAGGCTTGCATAGGTCTACCATCGTGGGCAATATAGTGGTAATCCAccttgaaaaagaaaacaagaggaAAGTAGACAACGTAACTCATCTCATTCAACTAAAGTTGAAATGCAATGCGTCAGGATGGCATCAAGCTGACGATCAGCAAATGAAAATTCCTTAATGTCATCATGAATGCATTCGTCCTGTTCCAGTTTGTAAAGATCTTATTTCATAAATCGGCCGTCAGATGGTAAAACGGTCTAACTCGAAAATTTGACTTTTTGAGGTAAATTCACCTTCCTTGTAATGTGAGGGCGCTCTTCAATGGTGCTATCGAGAAAATCCCATATCTTGATTTAGAGATAATTTCCGTTATCTTgaaacttttttgtatttttcctacAGATTTGATGGTAAAATGGTCTATCTTTGAGTTAGACCATTGTCGGTATAAATATCGTTTGGAGGTAAAACGATCTTTTACATAAACCTTTTAACCTTCTTACTTGAAATTTTTTAATCATCGCTGTCAGATGGTAAAACGGTCTATCTTCGAGTTAGACCAATTTACCGCCACGTCACACGGCCGTCAGATGGTAAAACGGTCTATCTCGAAAATCGCTGAAGAATGTTGTGCATTGGGGTAAGATGGTAAAATGGTCTATAAAGAAGATAGACCATTTTACACTCTTATGATGTGTAGTATGAGTGTTTACATGTGCTGTGGTTAAACAGTTTATCTACACAAAAatctcatttatttcataattaaaaccCCAATCAGTTTTTAGTGTTTATTGtgcttcttcttttcccattgCGTAAAATGCATTATTTCTGTCTCATAAAAAAGCTCAAACCTCTAAACTTTAAAGTCATTTTTCTCAGAACAACGTTTTCAAGATAGACCGTTTTACCATCTGACGGCCGAAATGCTGTGTGAATTATTAACATGGTCACTGGATTTGTGTAAAACCTTTTGGCCCTCAAATAggcaaaatcatatttttccatCTTGTCCAGTTTTAGAAAATGGATACAATGTGAATCGAACTGAATAATTCATAGCGATTATAAATTTCcaatgttgccaatttaaagaGTTTAGTAATTATACTCTAAAACTGCTTCAAATCAGATAAAGTAAATTATGCTTCATGTACATCAGAAATTTATACAAGCcaacattttcagtattcttcaATTTCTGCTAGAATTTAATGAATCACTGCAAGAATCTTGGAAGAAATATATAATCAAGTTGCAAaagtatcatttatttttattttttttttgtcagttttCCACATATAGCTGGATAACCCtcttcagtcaaattgactggtTTTCTAAGGAGATACTTTAGTTTGAAGTTTAGGGATAGACATGTACAATACTCACTGCATGAAACATGAGTGAAAGTGATTTGAGCAGCGCCAAGAAGAACATGAAGTAATGGATCTTGAAGACAATCTCTTGATGGCACAGATAATAGATCCAGTAGATAGCCGAGCATAGGAAGAGAAGCGACATGGTAGCATAGAGGGTCGGGAGAGGTATATCCCCTGCCGATAGGTAGTTAGGCCCAACATTCTTCTCCACGATTGACACCTAGGATATTCCAATTTCAAAGAAGCAGGGAAGAATCGatcaatatcattatctagGGTATATGGCAAATATATGTAGATCGAAAGTACAAGTTATAAAGGTAATTTGTGCAACTGCAATTCCTAGCatacccaaattttttttttattacttgacACATCTCTTTTGGAAATAACCATATCAATGAATCATTATAATATGattcgtgtggtccagtggttagagcattggactcataatcgcaaggttgtgagttcgaatcccagctctgccattgtctccactttgataaaaagacccgagagtgatatctgtcgtctataacgtcagccactatgactgattaacctagacgtaaaatgtttcataggtaattggttatataccagcttggcgttcaccagcaaaatgctgtcctgtcgAGTTCTTACGGGAGTtgccacaaacagaaacagaatatCTATAGCGaataaatgagaaaaattgATGTACTTTTGCAGTATTGTGCTTTAGAATTCTTCTCTAGTATTGGTAGCATAAGGGACATTGAAAACTGACTAAATATAGTCTCAAACTGCCCACCTTGAAAATAAGTGTAAGATTAAACTCTTTAAGATTCTACACACATAGAATGATGCTATATGATTGGTTAAAACTGAATCATGTGATCACTTGTACATTTGCCAATCAAACTCAAGGTGGTGTTCTGCTTTTTGCTGAtcaatcaaataaaaagatcttaTCACTAGAGACTCAACAAATGTTATTATCTGGAGTATGTACAAAATGCAAGTGTATTGCACTGAGTACTATCTTCATTAGGGTGTGTTTCACTATGCACTATCTTGGAAAAGTTTTTTGACCTGTGAACTATCTTTCCTATAAGCACACAATTGAGGCAAAAACATCTACACACTCAAAGCAAACAGGGGCATGACCCAAGACAAGACaaattgaacttttttttaGCTTTGCATAATTTAGCCATATGTGTATTTCAGTCCTGGGTCCCgttacacaaaggttagcgattaatcgtacgtttgatttctacgattgattgtacattctagccaatggaatcaattgtagaaaaacgttctacgatcattgctaagctttgtgttacgggccacaGGTGTCATTTCTGTGAAGAAATATTCCCCTCTCTTTGTATAATTAGATCATTTCCCATGTggaatataaagcaaataatcaaCTTTTGGGATCAGTGGATGAGACAAACTACCATTACCGCATTGATATGAATGCAGATGCAATCTTTCTGAAGCAAAAGACACCTACATCAAAATTACCCTGGAAAGTGATAGTTTGCCTCATCACACTTATTGGCATAGATTTCCTTGTTTGGAAATTTGGAAGTTTCATTGGCTATACAAGTGCAAGTAACTTAgggcgtgtttatgcttccacttttcaggccagaatcagcgttttcatgCGTGATAAGTCCAAAACAGAACCACATTTACGATCGGCAATCTGAAACGTCGTTTGAAAATGCTGATTCTGTCTCCACAATGGAGGCATAAATACACCCTTAATAGAGAATACTCACAGAAAAATTTACAGGTGTTCTCTTAGCTGAGCAATGGTGATAGAAGAAGCTGTATAGACCCTGCTCACTTTTGTTTCGAATGCAAACTACAAACTGCAAAGGAAGGGAATTACATAATCAGAACAGAAAAGGCCGAGAAGTGTATTATAGCAATGCCACCACTATTCATATTCATGTATAAGAGTTCATGATCAATATCATCatattcaattatcattttatgaGATCAATTATGTGCTTGCTGACAATCACTGGCAGGATAAAAGCCCTAAAGGGATAAAGATTCATCTGTTTTGAGAAATAAAAGCATATTATAGccctgtaataataatataaagaaaaacacttAGCCAAATGAGAATTGCAGTCACTAAAATCAACAAATGAACtcattaatcataataatataggtatatttactcAGGGAAGCCATTTCAATTCTGacaactgttctcccagcgtgccctgctattattaccctggctttagctgggctgcctatgtgctcaagcattcaaggaatttcttccttccAGGTACCCATTGACCTCGCCTggcttgagtgcagcacaatatggataaatttcttgctgaaggagaTTACGCCACGGcagggattcgaacccacaaccctctgtttcaaagtaaaaagactaatccactgggccacaatgctcatTCCAATTGTGACTTCAAAGAATGATTATGCACACTGATTAACCATGAGTCTCGCCCGATTTCGCATTCCAtagaatatgcaatatgatctttggcccttagatgacctttgaccttatcatcatCAAGACCACACATGTGGCATTGCCCGATGATCATTTGAACCAAGTGTTATaaaaattgatgcagaaataaagaaattacaaCAAGTGATTGAACAAACATTTGACCTTTTGTCAACTTGTCAATTTCATTATCAAAGGCAAAGTACTACAAaggaaaatacttaattttACTTACATATAAACATTTTCCTCACCTTTTCATTGGGTACATTTAGTCtgataaaaattattagaaacaacaaaaaacaaacaaagcacGAGAGCAAATACGGATTCCAATTAAATCTTCACTTGTATTCAcatataatgttatttttcttctcTGTAGGATATCTCTCAAAATCAGAAAAGGCAAATACTTTATGAGAAAATCCTTATCCTACTTACACTTGTGTTCATATATAAGATATTGTTTTTCATCTCCATGTCTGTGGGCAGTCTGATCAGATGGGTTGGTGCACTGGTAGGTGGAACTAAAGAACCTTGATTTTCAGAATTTGTGTCTCCTGCATTCTCTGCCACTCCATTTGATTCTGTGTCTCCTGCACTCTGTGGAACTCCATCTGCCTGTGGAGCAGTACTACCTTGTCCTGGTTTAGACTCAGGTGGGCCATCTACAGATCCAGCCTGTGGCTGGTCTGGACCTGCCTTTTCCCCTCCTGCCTCAGGGGCACTTGCCACAGCTTCCTCTTCCAATGGCGCCTGGTCTTTATCACTCGGATTTGGTCCTGGTCCAGTTTCTGACTGCTCCTGGTCTATATCCCCTGGACTTGGTCCAGTTTCTGACTGCTCCTGGACTATATCCCCCGGTTGGACATCAGCAGGGTTTGATCCATCGGAAACCTCTCTCCTCCTTCTGGCCATACTCTGCCCATCTCCTGGGGGCTGTTGGGGGACCGGAGGCTGCTTCGGGGCTGGAGGGGGTTCTTCATCACTGCAAACGTCTCTACCCTCAACCATCGGAACTACATGAAGATTCCTCAGATTTCTACCCCACCTGTTCACTTCCAGGCTTCGAAAAAAGAATAGACAGGTATACACATAAAAAGGACAATGAACTTTTAACATTCAGCACATGATATCACCACCGGTATATTAGTGATTGAAAGTATGTATTGCCTTTTATTTTTACCACTTGtctcacatacattttatacatgtacacttttattgtatttttcaagTCTCTTTTCTGCAGAAATGATTCAGGAAGGGTGTGGGGCAAAGAGATACAATATCCACAAGTTGCCTTTTGACTATTAAAAAAGTGAACCCTGATTGGAAAGCCCAAATGCTTTTTAGGTTTTAGAAAATCATCCTATTCCTATACTGGTGTGCCCTTTTTAAtcttatattgtatatatattatattttaatctTTAATTGCTCAAGTTTAATTAAAGTGTTCATGCAATCGTATCATATAcagaatgttttattgtaattaaatgaatttaatttttaatagtATTTATCAACTAATGCATACTTCGTATTACAAGAATGCTAAAACTACATCTGCACTTAATTTCTAATTCTAGAACCATTCATCAAGATTTATAATTTCTTGTTGATAAGAATAACAAGATgagaattattttcagctcCTGACAATGACTTCCAACTTACCTTTTGGTTGTAAAGTTAAAAGTTAAATAAATTGTTGCTACAGAATCATTTTTACCAACACTTCCTGGTTTCAGGACACAGTTCCCATTGGTGTGGTCTtcctaaaattgaaaaaaatgatgcaatatataatattaaaggggtactccaagctgaaaataatatataatttgacaaGTAAAGCAAAATCGGACAAacgaaacaataaaaatgtcttCAAATTCAGAtaaggaaaaacaaaattatgtcaTTTTGAAGATGTGCATTAcattggtgaaacagttctatgcgtGCCTTTAtaaatatgcaatgagcaagtTGATATTATACCCCCTCTTATTCTTTtggattttattatatgaaatcatatctat
Above is a window of Lytechinus pictus isolate F3 Inbred chromosome 15, Lp3.0, whole genome shotgun sequence DNA encoding:
- the LOC129277890 gene encoding protein GPR107-like; this translates as MISINVTNMSFAVPETQSPKTLIGFTLDMSGSYESASYAEDHTNGNCVLKPGSVGKNDSVATIYLTFNFTTKSLEVNRWGRNLRNLHVVPMVEGRDVCSDEEPPPAPKQPPVPQQPPGDGQSMARRRREVSDGSNPADVQPGDIVQEQSETGPSPGDIDQEQSETGPGPNPSDKDQAPLEEEAVASAPEAGGEKAGPDQPQAGSVDGPPESKPGQGSTAPQADGVPQSAGDTESNGVAENAGDTNSENQGSLVPPTSAPTHLIRLPTDMEMKNNILYMNTSFVVCIRNKSEQGLYSFFYHHCSAKRTPVNFSVSIVEKNVGPNYLSAGDIPLPTLYATMSLLFLCSAIYWIYYLCHQEIVFKIHYFMFFLALLKSLSLMFHAVDYHYIAHDGRPMQAFEILFYITYLTKGALLFGTIVLIGSGWAFIKPILSDQDKKLFWIVIPLQILANVAYIITDTSEEGEAQYSTWKVMFVTVDIICCGAILYPVIWSIRHLQDAAQTDGKAAISLVKLKLFRSYYVLVVCYIYFSRIVVYILKVTMPFQFMWLDEFFFELATYVFYVVTAYKFRPGTDNPYLQLPSDDEDEDEIEMEEVLTETGLSEGLIRHSGNATSRVKQRETNHSA